One Arachis hypogaea cultivar Tifrunner chromosome 2, arahy.Tifrunner.gnm2.J5K5, whole genome shotgun sequence genomic window, TTTTGTGtcttcatttgggtgtattttatatcttcatttgggtgtattttgtcccttttagtatgtttttaaataatgattgtttgccttccagaacggaatccaaaaaaaagaagaagattcaagaggattctgattcagaatctaaATCGAATGATGAGTAGTGTTCTGAAATTATTATTCCTTTCCTTTcggtttattatcaaaattttatgtATTAACAGAGCGTCTCTTATTAACTTTCAGAAGCGAAAAATCATCAATAGTAGAGaagcaaaaaacaaagaaaaagactaagaGAACACCccaaaagtaagcacttctttggatagtattttctgatcaattttattttgtatttctgattcatacttgTTTTTTCCCCCAGGACACAATCGAAAAAGAAAAAGGTCATTGTTGAGGATTCATCTCCTGAACAAGCTCAATCCTATCATGAGTAGAGTACTttgtaagctatattaccgtttatcatcaaaattacatttgttaacatgttcttttatgCATGTACTGTCAGATATGAAATTGGAACTGAAGAATTAGAAGAAATCTTAAGGGAATCtaggaagaagaaaaataatgaaaaatctgCTACACAGGGGTATGtcttgttggggtgtatatttcCGATTTTAGGgtgttttctttgctaataattTTTTCTGGTTTTCCAGGGAGAAggaagctgacctgcgatcgacagaaggtcacTATGTCTCATCTGAAACGTAAGAAcctttatttgataaaatcttgttatcccGATTTAACAATATGGTATTTTTACTGAATAATATCTACTCTATGTTTAGAATACCGGAGGTAAACTTAGGAACTGTTGATCCTTTGTCTCAAGGACACACAGATCAAAGTAGCGTAAACAAACCGgcagagagcatgtaatttctctttctaatACCGGttgcttttatcttttattaccttctgcttctaattctgtatatattttttttagaaaaaaagccctttaatgttttattcgagaaaaaaaaggcaggaaaaaaaagccaaaactggaactatgtaagttctcaaaaaacaaagacTGTCTTTCTTTTGAATGCTTCGGGTGTATTTttgactttctttgggtgtatttcaggTTGGGTTTAGTTGAAGAGTCAGCCAACGAGCCAGCGAAAGAGAACATGATGGTTGTGCGGATAGAGACACAGTCACAAACCGAAGCGCTTCAAATGTaagtttttcaagaaaatttcaaccttataactATTTTACTTTCGCGGGCTTTGTTAACCTTTTAttgttcttcttgtttagagttccgattcaagtttgtctaccactgtcccaaacaaccactgtgcCAGAAATTGAACCAACCCCTGTGCCAGAAATTAAACCAACCCCTGCAAAGTCTCCAAGTGAAAAAACTAATGAAGAAACTACAAAAATGTAAGGAATAATCTTGGGGTGTATTTGTTTATTGTTTGGCTGTATATTGTTCTTGTTATGGTGTATTCATTTgagtgtattttctgtattcattTGGGTATATTGTCTGtattcgtttgggtgtattttctgtaatctttgggtgtatttgttTATTGTTTAGGTGTATATTGTCCTTGTTGGGGTGTATATCCTCACAATTGTTCTGTAACACTGCAGCACTCCAGAACCACCGCCAAACACTGAACAAAGCACACCCACGCTTCCACCAGCTCCATCTAAAGTGTAAGTTCATtagagtaaaatttttttttcaatatcatTCATCTATTATTGTTCTTATAGTATGTTATATCTCATCACGCAATAATCCAGCCCCAGAAGATGCTGCTGCACTGAtaatgatggcacggacagcatcgTACATTCCTAAACAAGATCCGATGCCATCATTCAGTCTCggcttgactgattcaagccaagaagaagcATCAACGCAAGAGGGTGCAGCAACGCAAGAGGGGCAGAGGGCAAAAACTCCTGAAACGCCAAAACTAATAGAACAGTTAAGGGAGCTGGTGGAAAAAATTACAGGCAGTGGGGTGAAAACAGAAGGTAAAACTCCACCTATTCATAAGCAAAGTGGTGAAGAAAGTTTTcaaaagtttgaaactcctgcgaGGACAAATGTAATGAGTGCTGAAATGAAAGAGAAATGCTACATCTGGGCCACACGTGTGAAAACATACGCAGATGGAAAGACTAATGAGTATGACACCGTGTGCACACTCAATGCCCAAGATAAATACATTATCTCAAAAATCCACTTCGCATCTCTCCAAGCTGATACACATATAGAAgctgaggtaatattagaataacattaatgattttATCATGAAAAGTAACTGCAATATTGATTTATGTAAAATTGATTTGGGCTTTTatttctagattgtctctgccatgtgcctcatccttaaccagcaaaacattaaaaggtttcaagaagaaatatacttcTTGTGGTAAGTGATACTTCAACAAATCTTGAGTGTATTTTTTGcattcgtttgggtgtattttatgtattcatttgggtgtattttctgtattcatttgggtgtatgtTCTGtattcgtttgggtgtattttctgtattcatttgggtgtattttctgtattcattTGGTGTTTCACAATTTTTGCAGAACATGGCCATTGCAAATCATCCAGAAGGGGTATTCTTATAGCCTAAATCCAATAAGCCattcagggtggaagactacccaatgtttatACCCTTCTTGGACCTTAAAAAATTAGCATCGTATCGTTATGTAAGTTTTCGTTTCTAAAACTTCTTATCAACATTCTTTACTTATGTGCCAAATAAACTTAAAAACTGTTCAATATGGACATACTTAAGATTTTTGCACCTATTTGCCATTCACAacattggtggttatgggtggctgatacaagaaaaagaaaaacttttATACTCGACCCATATCACACGACTTGTCCAGCCGatgaaagaaaaaagataaatatattcgCTGTAAGTTGGTTCTGTGTTCTATATtttaatatttgggtgtatttcttttcAGTATAAGGTGTAGGTTTGTGCTCCTTTGTTTATATTCctttattgaatttatttatatattactaatttgttGTGTTTTAAGGGACATGTAATTTCAAGAATGAGAGTATATATTGGGGGGACTCCTCTGAAGAAAGATGATCGCGAAATTTGTACACCATACATTAACATCTTAGGCCAAAATACAAGGTATAAATCTTTTAATCTGAAAATTAAGCTTTCCTAGATGTAATTTGctaatttatttcttatttttcagCTATGACCGTGCTATATAtgtaatgaagtggcttgagatAATTCAGCCTGAAAACGTTAAAAGAGGGAAGTATGAGTGGGACAACTGGACCCAGGTAATTGTGTTTACAAACTAAATAACTCTATATTACCTTACTAAATTAACATAgttgattaaaaagaaaattctTTTAAACTTCAggacgaggtggaccactatagagtagaATATGCTTCCCCGATTCTATTCCATGAAATGAATTAAGACAAAGCTGAAGCGATTAGAGGAAGTGATGCAATAAGACTATCCAGGCCATCCTCATTGttattgagtccatattgtcagatagattctaatgATATTGACACTAATTAATGTAACTGTTATATAGTCTTGTAAGAAATTGAACACATGCGGTAAATATATTTGATCCGATTATAAGTAAAATTTCtttccataattaaactctctttgctgtattcaaaatgtctgatttacaggtactataatataaaGGAAAACATCAAACCAAATATATACCCATAACCTGACattttacacccaaagaaagttgaatatacacccaaacatCTATCCCCCTGATGATttatccctaaaaccctaaaccctaaaccctaaaaccctaaatcctaaactctaaaccctaaaccacccaACCTACTATACACCCAAATTATTGATTTTTACACCCATAAGATCTCattttacacccaaagaaagttgaatatacaccaGACTTCTATCCTctgatgctttatccctaaacccctaaaatcctaaaccctaaacccctaaatcctaaacccctaaaccctaaacccttaaaaacctaaactctaaaccctaaatcctaaaccataataaaaaaaaccaacaataatttataacataAATAGCAGAttctgaaatatatatatatatatatgtatgtaaaatgtcaaacacaagaaaattcagaaatacacaaaaaaaactaaggtttacacccatattctgtaactatacacccaaaaaacTATCCACTGCTGCTGGttccctgaactgataattcataacacgtCTTTGATATTGGCTAGAATTTGGATGCACCACAGATGCAGCATCAAAGAGGTTTAACTGGATATAATAAGCTCACATATTAGCAAAAAtattaacaagaaaattaaaatcaaccaccacaagtttaaagaacatcacttttaccttGTTTAgatattttgttttcttcttctttgaggcatttgcaatctgtttgtccaactttgaacctagcctattttttggacgtcctcttgttcgaatccttggagggctttgaagctcgttaacggattccaagttggcgtcttcatgagataacgaacatgtccccttccttttggctttcaattcttccatctcaaccatgacgttatcgtacgcacggtgcagaatggCAGTCAACTCGTCCGATTCTGATGTAAATTTGCAAATATTTTGTGAACGAAAAACCAATTCGTCAAATCTCTTACTTCTTGGCTCCAACAATGGCTCGtcgctgctcttgatgtgtgtgtgtcgcctctttaccttcttgctccatcgttccaatatatatctcgatgacacttggcttactcgttcaaagcttaacacacttagtgcgtgacggcacaatatccttcttgactcgaataataagcattgacattttacctcggctgctactgagtcgtaagtaaccacaaacttgttaaATATTGagttggaaacttgttctccaacttcgtatactgaatagcctagagctgaattcgttaatctagtgatgcaattcgcctttcctctaaattgtgcttggactttcctaaacttttgatgagtgtacacatcttgaaactgagcttcaatggaggatttggttgcacacggtatgaccgtatgaaaatctgcagtaTCTGATTCTCTCTCTACTTGCTCCCTGCTTCTAAGGCAATTATTgtattgtttgacaaattgaataagcgagctgttccaggtaataaacttgttaaaaaataaatgcatgctctcgctgttttgtgtgcttctcatccctgcccagaagtggtgatccagatagattggaacccatatatgacggtcgtcataaagatctgcataatacacccaaataaagctataatacacccgaaaaacatgcaatttacacctctgctgcagattttaaacaacATTACCTGacagccacttgttgtccacaagaccaaaattcagcagaaaatcattccaattcctattaAATGAGTCTttactatgagagttccaaacaacttgggaTCTTCTTCGtaatgtgccaaatacaccaacggtgaattgttgttggcatacaagcCTCTATAGCCCTTTTCATTGACGCGCATtaatcggtgagaaaccctttcggagcatttctcccaatgcaacgaagccaacattaaaataaccatttgaacgactcaatttcttcgtttttcatcaaagcgCATCCAAGAAgtattgactgaccgtggtgattcaccccaacaaaagaaccacaaaccaaattatacctaAAATAAATTACGACATTGCAGAATGAAAATCATTACGTACACCCATATAATGAATTTATACACCCAAGGAACATCCAATATACACCTCTACAGCAGATTCATAGAACAAAATTAATTTAGCAGCATAAACAAGAACAGcatattacctgtttgtattgtaggtggtgtcaaatgaaataacattCCGAAATGCTCAAAGGCAGCTCTGctccttgcatcggcccaaaaagcaagCTTAATCAATTGATcgtcctcgagttcgagctcaaaaaagaaattctaattcttctctttcattctcaataaatatttcccgaattcctttgcatcttcttgttctgaaatattccgcacttctctcgtgatgtaattcctcacatccttttcaataaaatttaactcgcggcgACTCCCAGCTGCCGCAACGAATGATTGGAATATTTTGCTTGGtatgataccggcctcctcgttattctctattgtacgacgaacggacatgcttagttccctgtgctctttgagcatctctgcttgagTTGGACAGCAAGGGTGTGAATGATGCAGCACGACCttcgaaatgatccaagcacaaacatccttcaatgtgtgtatataaattcttgcaggacaatttAAACCAGCTGTGAGAtttgtcttctcggtcggagatattttagatttt contains:
- the LOC140173031 gene encoding uncharacterized protein, whose product is MLGLVEESANEPAKENMMVVRIETQSQTEALQIVPIQVCLPLSQTTTVPEIEPTPVPEIKPTPAKSPSEKTNEETTKMCILSLLGCISSQLFCNTAALQNHRQTLNKAHPRFHQLHLKSPEDAAALIMMARTASYIPKQDPMPSFSLGLTDSSQEEASTQEGAATQEGQRAKTPETPKLIEQLRELVEKITGSGVKTEGKTPPIHKQSGEESFQKFETPARTNVMSAEMKEKCYIWATRVKTYADGKTNEYDTVCTLNAQDKYIISKIHFASLQADTHIEAEIVSAMCLILNQQNIKRFQEEIYFL